The genomic interval CGCGCGGGCAGCCAGGACGTCGTCGAACTCCACGGCTCCCTGTTGAAGACCCGGTGCGGCAATCCCAATTGTGGAACGCCAGCCTTTGAAGACCTCCGTGAGTACACGCAGGCCCCCTCGTGCGAGAGGTGTGGACAGGTGCTCCGGCCGGACATCACCCTGTTCAACGAGCCGCTTCCCGTGGATGCGGAGTGGGCCGCGAAACGGGCCCTGCGCGAGTGCGACCTCTTCCTCGCGGTGGGAACGTCCGGCACGGTGGCGCCCGCTTCGAACTTCGTCCGTGGGGCGAAGTACGCGGGAGCGTGGACCCTGCTGCTCAACCTCACCCCCATGCAGCCTCGGCATCCCGATTTCGACCAGGAGGTTCTGGGACGCGCCGAGGAACTCCTGCCCTTCCTGTTAAGCGGGTAGAGTCCAATGCATGGCAAACACACCCCGGTCCGTGCGTCATCGCGTCTCGTCGAGCGTCATGGTCAGGCTGAGTCGAGCAGGTCTGTTGAGTCTGTGTCTCGTGGCCGCTTCGGCTCGGGCGCAGTCGTCCGGGGTGCGGATTGATTTCGAACCCATCACCTCGGTCTCTCCCTCTGGAACGGAGACCTCATGGGCCTCGGAGATTCATCTCCACCTGGAGCCCGCCGCCGGTGCGTTCCTGGGCGCGGAGGGACCCGGCCCGCGAGCGGGCTTCGGGTTCGCGCTGAAGGCGGACTTCCCCTTGCTCACGCGGCGCATCCTGATGGTGGGCAAGCTGGTGATGTGGATTCTGAGCCTTGGCGCCATCGGCTCGGATGCCATGCTGGAGCACACGCCGCTCTCCATCCAGGTGGAGCTCTTCGGCAACCGGTTCTCGGACACGAGCCTCCTGGACAAGGGCTGGGGCTGGGGTGGCGGACTGGGAGCACGGCTCAAGCTCTTCGAGAGCGCACATGGTGAAAGCACCGTGCGCAACGTCTGGTACGACCTCAACGCCAACCTCGGGACGAATGGCTTCGGTGTGGACACGAGCCTGGGAGTCAGCTTGTCCCTGAGTGAACTCGTGTCGATGGGACCCTTCGTCAAGTTCGCACGGGTGGGTGGGGTGAACGGCCTGTTCGGCGGCATCTCGCTGGACCTGGGGGCTCCCGCGAGCCGGAGCGCACCGGCGGATGCGGCCTCGAATCCCGCCACGGAGGATGCCGCGGCGAAGCAGCCCTGAACTCCGCGTGACCGGAGATTGCCGCGGCGGTCCAGCACCTGACGAGGGCCATCGCGGAGATGATGAAGCCCGCACCGGTGTACCAGACGTACGCCGCAGTCGCTCCGGAGCCGGCGGGCTTCGCGCGACTCATCGACAAGACGGGCGAGCTCCAGCGCGGCGCGTACGACTGGTCAGACGAGGTGTCGAAGCTCTCCATGCCCGTGCTGCTCGTGTTCGCCGACGCGGACTCCATGTCACCCGCGTACATCGCGCGCTTCCATGGCCTGCTCGGTGGCGGCCAGCGTGATGGGGGCTCGACGGCAGCGGACGCGCCAAGTCGAGCCTCGCCATCCTCCCGAGCCATACGCACTACAACCTGTTCGAGTCCCCGGCGCTGACTTCAGTGGTCGAGCCCTTCCTCGGGCCCTGAGCCGCGCCGCGAAGGAGTTGAGCACCGCGGTGAGGCTGTTTCACAGCGGTGTGCTACCAGGGTTGCGGCTGCGTCACACAATGCACCATGCCGCCCTCGGCGTAGAGGTTGCGGACGTCGATGCCGACGACGGTCTTGTCTGGGAACAGCTTCTGGATGATGGCATTGGCGGCGCCGTCATTCGCGTCGCTTGAGCAGGCGCATGCGCCCCCGTTGAAAACCCTTCTCCTCCAGCGGCTCATCCATGAGCCACCCCGGTCCAGCACATGAGCGACTCCACCCCGGACAGCAGCTTCAAGAACACCACCACTCGATTCCTCAATGTCGATCTCGACATCGAGGGCGAGGACCTCAACGAGCTGGTAACGACGCTTGAGAGCCGCGCAATCGTGCTTCACCACACGAACACCACGGCCTCCTTCGAGCTTCTGGCCCAACCCCCAGACCCCGATACCGCGATTCGGAACCTCTTCGCGGTCATCGACGCACTTCCCCCAGAAACTCGCGCCCTTTGGGAGAAGTGTACCCTGCGTCGATTCAGCATCGGAATCAGCGCGGGTCACCAACCAAACTCGCGAACCTGGGTCCTTGCGCTGGACACCCTGAAACTCGTCACTCAACTGCGCGCGGAGATTGATGTGACCATCTACGCGCCCGCCCCTGCTTTCGACGCCCTTCCTTGAGAGCATCGAACGTCGGAGTTCATGGCGACAGCATCACGAATGAACCCTGAGCAACCACACGGAGGCCGTCGCAGCCGATGAACGCGGCGACGGCCTCCAGGAGCGGACTACGGATGCGCGAACTCGATGGTGATCTTCCCGTGCCCGTTCAGCGTGCACGCGCCTTCGACGGCCTCTTGCTGGGTGCCGACATTCCACGAGCCACCGCCACCACCCACTCGCCCACCACCACCGCCGGAGTAACCACCACCGCCACCACCGCCGTAGCAGCCGTTACCCGCGCCACCACCGCCGTACCCGCCATGCGCCAGCCCGCCGCATGTCTTGCCAGCCCCGCCCTTGCCTCCGGACAGGAAGGCGAAGCCGCCCTCGCCGTACGTCCCATCCGCAGCGCCGTTGCCTGACCAACCACCGCCACCCGCGCCATACCCCGCGGCCCGCGCTCCACCCAGGCCCCCCGTCCCACCCGCGATGAACCCGGACGTGTAGCTGGCGTTCGTCGAACCCGCCGTTCCCGACGTGCTCGTGCTCCCACTCCGTCCCGGAACGAGCGCCCCCACGCGCAGTCCACCACCTCCGCCTGCGATGAGCAGCGGGCTGCCGCTCTTCGCGACAAAGGAACCACCCCCGCCGCCCGCGCTGTACGTCGCCGGGGTCCCCATCTGGCCCACGAGCATCTGAAGCGTGTCGTTCTTCTGGAGCGAGAACACACCCGAGACCTTGGCTCCACATCCGCCCGGGATTCCCGCCACCGCGCTCGCACCGCTCGCCCCCGTGGCCGTGATTCGGTACTTGCCCGTCTTCGGCGCCGTCCATGTCTGCGGGGCCGGCGGACCCGTCGGGCCCTGGTACTCCACACCGTTCACCGTGTTGGTGAACTCGAGCCCCTTCTCGAAGATGGCGAAGGGCGAGAAGCTGGTCGTGACACCGCAGATCTGGATGACACTCACCGGAGGGTCCACGTTGTAGTCGATGCCGCACGCCGCCTCGCTGGCACAACCACAGTCCGCCGGGTTCTCACTGCAATCAAACGCCTGTGGCCTCCCCGGGGGAGCAGGCAGCTCCTCCCACTGGCCAGACGGAGGCGCATCCTTGTTGAAGTGATAGAGCCTCAGGAACAGCGACAGCGCATTCGCCCCCCGGAACTTCCGGCGGACGCACACCGTCGCCTCGGTGAACTGCGCGGTGGTGTCGATGTCATAGAAGAGCGGAGCACAGTCGATTCCCTCCGCGCTCGCTCCATCGGTGCAGAACGACTTCAGCCCGTGAGGAACCTCGGGCCCCAGTGGCAACTCGGCCACCGTCGTGAGGCCCCCGGTCGTCACCGATGGGAATGTCACATTCACCTTCAGGTCCTGGTTGCTGATGGGAGTGATGGACACGTTCGAGCCCGCGGGCGTCGCGGTCGGCTCCGCGACCGTCATGCTCCCCCCTCCGAACTCCGTATAGTTCCCATTGACGATGGCCGACGCGTTGAGGTGGTAGGTCCCTGGCTCCGCGATGACCGTCAGCGCCGCCAGGGTCTTGTTGACGTCAGGGCCCGTCGAGGTAGCGCTCGACTCCCATTGGCGCCCACTGCTTGTGTCGAGGTGCATTCGGAACAAGTTGGCGGAGGGCAACTTGAGGGGAATCTCCGGGTCCGTGGGGTTCGCCTCGCGCACGTCGAAGTAGAGCGTGGTCTTGACCAGCGTCAGCGTCTCCGTGCCAAAGCTCACGGTGCTGTTCGCGGGAACCGTGAGTGGAGGAGAGCCAC from Myxococcus stipitatus carries:
- a CDS encoding Sir2 family NAD-dependent protein deacetylase; translation: MESDDELLRLREKLRTTAWRQVVVLTGAGISVASGLPTYRGPGGLWTRPETEEVPDAAMAARDPSRVWRLFSPLRKHLQAASPNAAHAALARWQAASPPGRSFTLVTQNVDGLHTRAGSQDVVELHGSLLKTRCGNPNCGTPAFEDLREYTQAPSCERCGQVLRPDITLFNEPLPVDAEWAAKRALRECDLFLAVGTSGTVAPASNFVRGAKYAGAWTLLLNLTPMQPRHPDFDQEVLGRAEELLPFLLSG
- a CDS encoding agmatine deiminase family protein codes for the protein MSRWRRRVFNGGACACSSDANDGAANAIIQKLFPDKTVVGIDVRNLYAEGGMVHCVTQPQPW
- a CDS encoding endo-1,C4-beta-glucanase; translated protein: MRRQGRTLLLCLAVMATSGLAVADVILNPGEFKGQVSFGSQTFSKVLLMLFSSTGQMSFKEFTASPYSMTVESGQSYQHTMRATLTHPGGGLSTFEVNRYGLFPVDNQVGPTTVDYVYPAMNLINTSVTVTGGTLSRFEVTATASNATESLKANAVKNHGTPPVTSSSAVMAMVAMSQVTVTGKVSVVTPTGTVVQRALAAQVVNLLAGPANVSWTENLPATGHLVGTVSIAPSSPVSFHEVYFQGVVGTGTALVNGMRQVPVGGTYDLELVPGQYDVYARTAIQSEGQYSDTKAYRVTITSGATLTQNFTDPVGTAQAPLVVTGLYSNADLSDADLSLKRQDASQVLETDAFDGALTNGRFDLTLPHGVWRKSQLRLNFSNETHPSSPHYVDVFRKYDVGGSPPLTVPANSTVSFGTETLTLVKTTLYFDVREANPTDPEIPLKLPSANLFRMHLDTSSGRQWESSATSTGPDVNKTLAALTVIAEPGTYHLNASAIVNGNYTEFGGGSMTVAEPTATPAGSNVSITPISNQDLKVNVTFPSVTTGGLTTVAELPLGPEVPHGLKSFCTDGASAEGIDCAPLFYDIDTTAQFTEATVCVRRKFRGANALSLFLRLYHFNKDAPPSGQWEELPAPPGRPQAFDCSENPADCGCASEAACGIDYNVDPPVSVIQICGVTTSFSPFAIFEKGLEFTNTVNGVEYQGPTGPPAPQTWTAPKTGKYRITATGASGASAVAGIPGGCGAKVSGVFSLQKNDTLQMLVGQMGTPATYSAGGGGGSFVAKSGSPLLIAGGGGGLRVGALVPGRSGSTSTSGTAGSTNASYTSGFIAGGTGGLGGARAAGYGAGGGGWSGNGAADGTYGEGGFAFLSGGKGGAGKTCGGLAHGGYGGGGAGNGCYGGGGGGGYSGGGGGRVGGGGGSWNVGTQQEAVEGACTLNGHGKITIEFAHP